One window of the Deinococcota bacterium genome contains the following:
- a CDS encoding metallophosphoesterase, translated as MSKTKNILLGISASLLLWGLIEPYWIDRQEHVVKIPRLPEGWQGQRVALIADLQVGMWLDNTRTIRRIVAMLVKERPAAVLIAGDFIYQPKRPALAISGVVELLRPLPRAGIPTYGVLGNHDYRMPTKEDPKDERLAAALASALESAGVRILNNEAVPLPSPRGGSKASSLFLVGIGAHIPAEDRPDLAFAKVPEGTPRLVMMHNPNTFEMLPPGAAPFAVAGHTHGGQFRIPLTPQWTWMRYTSADKVHADGWTGGHETEGNHLYVNRGIGFSVLPLRLNCPPEVTFFTLMLS; from the coding sequence ATGTCAAAGACAAAGAACATACTCCTGGGTATAAGTGCCTCCCTTCTTCTTTGGGGCCTGATCGAGCCCTACTGGATTGACCGTCAAGAGCACGTTGTAAAGATCCCCCGTCTTCCCGAGGGCTGGCAAGGACAGCGCGTCGCCCTTATCGCCGACCTTCAGGTGGGCATGTGGCTGGACAACACCCGGACCATCCGGCGCATCGTGGCGATGCTCGTCAAGGAGCGGCCTGCCGCAGTCTTAATCGCAGGCGACTTTATTTACCAGCCCAAGCGTCCGGCTCTAGCCATAAGCGGGGTGGTTGAACTCCTCCGGCCACTGCCCCGGGCGGGCATCCCAACGTATGGCGTCCTTGGCAACCACGACTACCGCATGCCCACCAAAGAGGACCCAAAGGACGAGCGCTTAGCCGCCGCCCTCGCCAGCGCACTCGAGTCGGCGGGCGTGCGTATACTCAACAACGAAGCCGTGCCCCTCCCTTCACCTCGAGGGGGCAGCAAAGCAAGCTCTCTTTTTCTCGTGGGCATAGGGGCCCACATCCCCGCTGAGGACAGACCGGACCTTGCCTTTGCAAAGGTGCCCGAAGGGACCCCCCGGCTCGTCATGATGCATAACCCTAACACCTTTGAAATGCTTCCCCCCGGCGCAGCGCCCTTCGCCGTAGCGGGACACACGCACGGCGGACAGTTTCGTATTCCCTTGACCCCACAGTGGACCTGGATGCGCTACACCTCGGCAGATAAGGTGCACGCCGACGGCTGGACGGGGGGACATGAAACGGAGGGCAATCATCTTTATGTCAACAGAGGAATAGGCTTTAGTGTCTTGCCCCTAAGGCTGAACTGTCCGCCCGAAGTGACCTTCTTTACCCTGATGTTATCCTGA